Within the Pseudocalidococcus azoricus BACA0444 genome, the region CGTAAGGTCATTTGCTCGACATCCAACTGGGTAAACTTATCGGCTAACTGTACATAGGCTTGGCACAGGCGCAGATAACGGTGGGCAGTATTACTCATAATTTTACTAGGGCAATAGACTTTAGGTACGTTATAGCGAATCTCAGGGGGAAAATTGGAGGATCGACTTCTGGATAAAACTAAGGCCAGGGGGCAATTCAGGTCAACTCTGCCCCTAACTCGGTCAAAATCAGTCAAAAATTTATAAACATTAAGAAATACCTAAGATTGAGTTTTATCAAAGATGGATATTGAACCTAACCTCCTTCCGGCTACCAACAACCCCTAGGAACCCAGCCAATGGTGACAGAACCATTCTTGGCACTCCTTTTAAGATTTCTACTCTCTCAGAACAGTCTGCATAACTCTAGATCATCTGATTCAGGAAAATCGCTATAAAATTTTAGCTATTGCTAAGTGGCACGGTGCAGTGAACATGAGAATTTTTAGATAGGTTGTCAGCTATTGTGGTAATCAATCATTTCTCCATCCTTGAGCCTGATGCCCCTGATGAGAAGCTAACCCCAGTGAGGACGAGCCAAGACTTAAACGAATTTTTTTAACATTCTCTAGAATTTTTGAAATTGAGCGAGTATTCTAAAGGTTTAATCCCTGCTGCTGAAGTAAAGAAATTATTTCTGGGGATGGTTGCCATCTCATTTATTTATGCCTGAAGTTCGAGGCCATACCGAATCTTATTTATCCCTAGCGGACAGTCCTTTTTTTCGTGGGCTGCCGGCCAATATGGTAGAACAAGCCCTCGCCCATGTCGTAACCCGACAACATCCAGCCAATCGGGTCATCTTGTTGGAAAATGATTGGGGAACCTCAGTCTATTTCATCCTCAGTGGTTGGGTAAAAATTCGCACCTATAACATTGATGGCAAAGAAGTCACCTTAAATATCATTGGCCGTGGGGAACTATTTGGGGAAATGGCTCCTCTTGAAGAAGTCCCCCGCTCTACGGATGTGATTACGCTGACCCCAACAGTGGTGGCGAATTTGCCTGCTTTGGACTTTGTTAATTTGGTCAACACCGAACCCCAGGCCGGGATCCGCCTCGCAAAACTGATGGCCCGGCGTTTACGGCAACTCAATCGCAGATTACGACTCCGGGAAGCAGATAGCACGGCGCGAGTGGCTGATATTTTGTTGTTTTTGGCCGATGGCCAGGGCAAGCAAGGCACGGGGGGGATTGAAATTCCTAACCTTCCCCATCGGGAGTTGAGTAGTTTAAGTGGCATGGCCCGGGAAACGGTGACTCGCGTCTTAGGGAAGTTGGAGCGCAAAGGGATGATTAAACGGGGGCATGATACCCTCTGCATCAGCGATCCCCGAGCCTTAGAGAATCTTTTACTATAGGTTTGGGATGTTTCGGTTAGAGTGGAGATTGTGCCATTTGCCGCGCTTAGTCGTTTAATCTATGCTCAGATCTGGAATTGTCGGGTTGCCCAACGTCGGGAAATCTACCTTATTCAATGCCTTAGTTGCCAATGCCAAGGCTGAGGCGGCCAATTTTCCCTTTTGTACGATTGAACCCAATGTAGGTGTGGTGGCAGTTCCGGATCCCCGTCTACAGGTGTTAGCGACTATTTCCCAATCCGCCGAAATTGTCCCCACCCGGGTGGAGTTTGTGGATATTGCGGGCCTGGTGAAGGGAGCCAGTAAAGGGGAGGGCCTGGGCAACCAATTTTTAGCCAACATCCGCGAAGTGGATGCCATTGTCCATGTGGTGCGTTGTTTTGACGATGACGATATTATTCATGTCTCTGGTTCAGTGGATCCCGGCCGGGATATGGAGGTGATTAACCTAGAACTGGCTCTAGCTGACTTATCCCAAATTGAACGCCGGATTGAACGCACTCGCAAAACGGCCCGGAATAGTAAAGAGGCCCAAGTCGAATTAGCGGGCCTGGAAAAGCTGTTAGAGACATTGAATAATGGTGAACCGGCCCGGAAAACGCTGCTAACTGAAGACGAGGCCGCCGCTACTCAATTTTTAGGACTGTTAACCTCTAAGCCTGTTATCTATGCCGCCAATGTTGCTGAAACGGAACTAGCCTCCGGGAATGAATGGGTTGAAGAGGTTAAAAAAATTGCCCAGGCCGAGGGCGCGCAGGTGGTGGTGGTGTCGGCCCAAGTGGAGGCTGAGTTAGTCGAATTATCCCCCGAAGAGCGAGCCGATTATCTAGCCAGTTTGGGTGTGACCGAAGGCGGATTACAATCCCTAATCCAGGCCACCTATGATTTGCTGGGGTTACGGACTTTTTTTACAACGGGGCCAAAAGAAACCCGGGCCTGGACGATTCACCAAGGGGACAAAGCACCCCAAGCAGCCGGGACAATTCACACGGACTTTGAACGCGGCTTTATCCGGGCGGAAACTGTGGCTTATCAAGATTTAGTCACCACAGGATCAATGACTGCGGCCAAAGAACGGGGCCTGGTTCGCAGCGAAGGCAAAGAATATGTTGTTCAGGAAGGGGATGTGATGCTCTTTCGCTTTAATGTCTAGCAGTCATTAAACTACTCCAAAAGACTGAGTAATTCATCCTTAGTAATTTCTGCATCTCTAAGAATTTTAAGCAATAGGCCTTTACCGATATTTTTCTGAGAATGTAGAGGAATTGTAACGACTTGATCAAGACATAACTCAATCACTTCACGCATATTTCCCATGAGTTCATCAATGGTTTCTCCCTGGCTGTAGCATGTTTTCAGTTGGGGGAACTTCCATAGGCTCAGAATCCTAATTTACCTGGAGTTACAGCTTCAAAGAGCGCAATGAATTAGGCCGGATCCCTATGACTATAAAAATTACTTTTCCTCACTTATAACTTGTTTAACTGCTGTAATTATTTCTGCAAGTTTTCCAGGCCGGTTGTGACCTTAGCAGACTGTAATTTATCACCCTGTTGAATTTGATCTACCGCATCCAGGCCAGCGGTGACATAACCAAACACAGCATAATCCCCATCGAGGAACTGGACATCTCCCAAGGCAATATAAAACTGGGCTGAAGCGGAATCAGGCATTTGGGAACGAGCCATCGCCACCGCCCCACGGGTATGGGAAAGTTTGGGGGGTTGAGAAATACCAGCACTCTTGAACGTTTTGCTATAGACCGGTTCGGTTGCGCCTTGGGGGAGAATTTCGAGGGGGATATAGCGGGGTTTACCAGTGGCTGGATCCACAAAGGAACCAGTCCCATAGGCCTGGGGATTAACGTTGGGATCCTTCGATTGGGGGTCTCCACCTTGGGCAACAAAGGGCTGCGGACTGCGAATGACTCGATGAAAAATGGTGCCATCATACACACCGCGCTCCACAAGGTCAACGAAGTTTCCAGCGGTATAGGGGGCATCTTGGCCATTGACCACAATCGTAATCGGCCGATCATTAACCGTTAAAACAACAGTGGCATCACCATTCAAACGAGGTCCATTCATAGGGGTTGGGCTTTGCGCTCCAGGTACAGAACTGGTATTGGCTACAGAGGCAGGAGACTGACAAGCCACGATCAACCCCGTCAAGGCAATCCACAGGATTAGGTTGAGGATTTTGAACCAGCGTTGACCTAGCACAGTAAGATTCTCCACAAATACCAACGTTTATCATCCCCTAAATTGGGTCTGGCTGTCTTCCTTAGGGCTGGAGAGTTAAGGACAGGGAGAGTTTAGCTAGCAATAACGGCGGATAAACTCTCGCAAGCGGAGGAGGGTGAGGGATTGCCCCAAATCTAAGGGAAGTAGGGAAATACCCTCCAAACTAGACTGCACCCACCCTTCGCCCCAGTACCATTCATGAACCCCATCAATCCCCCGGCGCAGGATTAATTGCAGGCCATGACTAGCGACCTGTTCCACTTGATGTTCTACGGCAATGGGCCCTAAAGCTGTTGTAAAGGTCAGGCCGGGGTAAAGGCGTTCCGGTAATCCCGCGCTCAGGCGTTGCGGCCACAACCACTGTTCCATCAACTCTGGCTTCGTCAAGCTGTCATAGAGTTGGATTTCCGTGGCTGGAATTTCGATGCGGATTTGGCTACGTTGAAAGTTACCGAGCATAGCAGGCCTGGGGGTGTCTCCTTTTCAGTATGCCAAGGCGATGATTTTTCTGGGCAAGTTAGCAGGGTTTCTGGTGGGAGAGAAATTTTACGGACGAGCTGAACATGATGAAAACTCTGGAAAATTTATCCTGTGAATCGGGATGCGACTTAGGCCTTAAAGGGCAAATCTTGGTTGACTTCATCAATGATGGCCTGTTCTTGCTGATTAATTTCCGCAATATAGTGATCGAGAATTTGGCTTAATCTGGGGGCGTAAAACCGATGCAGACTGTAATTGGGTGTTGCCGGAAATCCACGCCGTTTTTTATGACGACCACCCGCTCCAGGGTCAAACATTTGAATCCTTTCGGAAATGGCCCAGTCTATCGGTTGGTAGTAGCAAGCTTCAAAGTGAAGGCAATCTATTTCTTCAAGGCTGCCCCAATAGCGACCATACAAATTCTCCGCTTTCCGAATGCAAAAGGACATCCCGATGGGCTGGGTGCGATCTCCCTCTCGATAGGCCGTAACCAGAACAACCCGCTGTTGAAAGTCTCGGTGCAGTTGCTCAAAAAAGGCTTTCGTTAAATATTTACTCCCCCACCAACCAAATTTATCGCAGGTATCTCCGTAGAAATGGTACATCCGACTTAACAGTGTCCGACTCACGTCTTCGCCTCTATGCACCACCATCTCCAGGCCGGCTTGACTCACTGCTTTCCGCTCTCGTTTAATATTCCGGCGTTGGTTGGCATTAAAAGCCCCTAAATAGTCATCAAAGGTGGTGTAGTTGCGATTCTGCCAAACATAACTGTGATGTAACCAGGCCCGGTAGCCACAGGCTTCAACCAAGGGTTGCCAATCTGGATCCACAAACAAAAAGTTACAGCCTGAAAAGTGATTGGCCTGGGCAAAGCGATCAATTTCAGCCAACATCGCAGCGGTTAAACTGGCTTCATCTTCCCCAGGGGCGATTAAAAACCGATAGCCTTGGGCCGGGGTAAAGGGGGTCATGCCGAGGAGTTTGGGATAGTAACGAATCCCCAATCGTTGGGATAAATCAGCCCATTGGTGATCAAAAACAAATTCCCCTTGACTGTGGCCTTTAATGTAGAGGGGGGCAGCAGCAATGAGCGTTCCCTGTCGCCAAACCGTGAGATGTCGGGGTAGCCAGCCGGCCTGGGGAATGGCACTGCCAGAGTTTTCCAGATTTCGTAACCAATGCCATTCTAAAAACGGGGTTGCTAGGGGTAAAGCTAAGGCATCCCAGGCCCCTTGGGGAATTTGCTCAATCCGATCCACCCATTGCAAAACTAGACTTCCTGTCCCTTCACCCATAACCGGATTGTTCGCGATGACTGCCCATCTAGTGTGACATATTTTTTCTGGGAAGTTTCTTGCCTAGATTTGATAGGAACACCAATCACTCCAACTGCCCGCATACAGTTTTGCCCCCGGACGGCCCGCTAACTCTAGCCCTAAAAGATTGACACAGGCCGTCACCCCAGAACCACAATAGACCACCAGGCCGGCGGCATCGTCTAACTGCTGCCAATGGGCTTGGAGTTCCGGTACAGATTTCACAAAACCTTGGAGATCAGTAATCTCTGTCCAAGGATAGTTCACCGCCCCCGGAATATGCCCAGCAATGGGATCAATGGGTTCAATCTCTCCTTGGTAACGGGCCGGTTCGCGGGAGTCAATTAAGACGCGGTTCAGATCTGGCTGATAGTCTTTGACAAATTGATAATCTACCACCCAATCTAAGCGGGGCCTGGGCTGGAAATTTCCGGTTTGCGGACTAGGAATCTCTTTAGAAATGGGCAACTGGGCCTGGCAGTAGGCTTGATACCCCCCATCTAACACCGCCACCTGATCATGGCCTAACCAGCGCAGTAACCACCACAAACGGGCCGCAAAGCAGGCGCGAGAATCATCATAGGCCACGACCCAGGTATCGGCATCAATTCCACATTTAGCTAAGGTTTGTCCAAGCGTGATTGGATCAGGCAGGGGATGGCGGCCCCCATGGGTTTCCACCGGCCCAGATAAGTCCCGATTGAGATGTAAATAGAAAGCTCCTGGAATATGCCCCTGTTGATATTGCTGTTCTCCCAGGCCTGGATCACTCAAAGAAAAGCGACAATCAATCACCACCAGGCCAGGCTGTCCGAGCAGCGCCCCCAACCATTGCCTTGAGACAACTGCTGTCGTTGTTAACGTCATACCGTATTGCCTAATTTAGATTGCATATCAGATTGATATTAGATTGCAGAGGAGTGAGTTCAAAAGCCTCTTGGCCTTAATTTATGTCTGAGGTGTTCATGGGCTAAAATAGGCGCCCTAATGAAATAACTTTGGATGGATCATCTTTGCCCAATCACTGTTAGAGCCGCCAAGAGTAACCACCCCAACGCATTATTAGCCGCTTGAAAATAGGTCACATCCAGGAGTCCATAGGCCACCGTTCCCAAAAAACCCAAGCCATAGCCTAATTGCCAGCCGCTTCGAGAATTATGGGGATTAAAAAATTGCAGCCAAACTCCATTCCCCCAGGCCTGCCAGAGAACGATCCCACTCAATAAAATCATGGCAGGTAAGCCCGCTTCCACACCTAGGGTCAGCCAATAGTTATGTAGGTGGGCCAGGGCTGGGTAATTGGGGATCGTCGCCATCGTGGGATAAAGCTCCTTAAAATTGCCTAACCCCCAGCCAAACCAAGGTTTTTCGACCATGAGCCGCCAACCCAAGGGCCACAAGCTAAAGCGCGGATCAGCCGTAAATTCTGGGCGACCACTCACCCCTGCCACACTGAATAAGCCAGCCAGTAGCAGCCCCCCACTAGCCATTAAAATTGGCCATAATAGCCGTCTTTGCCAGGCCAGCCCAACCAAAGCCAATTGCAGAACGATGGCCCCCCATCCCGTGCGCGAGGCCGTTGCCAAAATTGTTAACCCATTCACGGCTGTAGTGCCATAGATTAGACTGGCAGGCAGGACAAGCGTACCCCAAGGCGTTGGATAGGAGATGGGATTCTGGCCCGCTTGCCAACATAACCCCAAGGCTAAACCAAAGATCATCACTAAGTAGCTGGCGAAGAAATTTGGATCACCAAACCAAATCACAACTCGGTCGGGAACAATGTTCAGCGCACCCCCCACCAACGGCCATGCTCCATAATTGGGCCAACCATATTCACGATAGAGAGCTTTAATCAGCCATTCTCCCAAGGCCAACAAATTTAAGGGCAGGGCTGCCAAAACAAAATCACAGGCCAAGGTGGGTAATAGAGACGTTTTCTGATTGAAGACAACATCTAGACCTAAGAAGAAAATAAAAAAAGGAATAAAGTGAACCAGTTGTAAGAGTGCCTCGCCTCGATTAACTGCGCCCAAGGAACTGATGATCAATAAAAGCGTTAATCCCAAAAACAAGCGCGCCTTGAGCGTTTGCCCAATCCCAGGCCAGCCCCACTGCCAACCTTGGCCTGCACTAATCAGCAATCCTAGTAAACTCACGACAGTTAAATAGGGCAATAAGAGGCAGCTAAGGCGCAGAATTGGCAAGTTTTATCTCCTCTAGGTCAAATAGTTTGGCTGATGTCGTAGTTAGAAATGGGCAACAGAGAAACCTCTAACCTTTGATCATAGGGCCTGTGTTTCCCTCAAAAGGATTCAAGGTTATACATAACCCAGAGAGATCTGAAATCATTGCAATCCTTTTGCCCAGAAAATTCAGGTGAAACAAGGCTCAAATCAAACAATAATCGTTGCCAGGTTTATAGGGGCCTGACGGCAACAAAGCAGACCAGTCGAGCGATGTGAATTCAATGATCGCCACAGATTCAGAACAGTGAGCAGCCGATTGAACAAATATCTTAGACAGGGACGTTGGCTTTAATACTGATCCCAGGCATTTCATCCCCTGTGTTAGGCAGTTCCAAGCAGTAACCAGCCCCATAGACGGTTTTGATGTATTTGGGATGGCGGGGATCGGGTTCCAGTTTTGTGCGGAGATGGCGAATGTGGACGCGAATCGTTTCAATGTCATCATCGGGATCGTAACCCCAAACTTCCGTCAGAATATCACTGGGGGAAACGGTTTGCCCATGTCGCTGCAATAAACAATGAAGCAGTTCAAATTCTAAGCGGGTGAGTTTAATGTTTTTGGTCAGCCAAATGACTTCAAATCGTTCTGGAATTAGGGTTAAGGGCCCATAGCTGAGAATTTCTTTGTGTTTGGCCGCATGGGGAATCCGATCCGTGCGCCGCAGCAAAGCCCGCACCCGCGCTAACATTTCTTCGATTTCAAAGGGCTTGGTTAAATAGTCATCAGCCCCAGAATTAAAGCCTTCCACCTTATCTTGGGTTTGACTGAGGGCCGTTAACATCAAGACAGGAATGATGGCGGTGCGTTCATCCCGGCGCAGGCGTTGACAGACCGTAAACCCATCCACCCGCGGTAACATCAAATCCAGCATGATTAAATCGGGGAGCAGTTGCAGGGCCAGGGCTTGACCTTGAATCCCATCGGCGGCCTGGGTGACATCATAGCCAGCAAGCTCTAGGTTGAGACAGACAAGCTCGGCAATAGCTGGATCGTCATCAATGACCAAAATCCGGGGCTTCATAAAATGTTACTGAACCTTAACAACTACCATATAAATCTTGATGAACTGTACGGATTATAAACATAAAAATTTATTTACATCAATGTATTTTCCAGATTGCCCTGCACCACGAGGCCTGCTCCAAGGATTTTGGTTGTGACAATGATTAATTGACTGCCCTTCCCTATGCTCTTTGGGCAAATACCGTTTACAGTTTCGGATCTAGGACGATCGGGATAAGTTGGGTTAGCACTGGTCAGATAAGGCTAGACCGATATAGTGGGATAGTGCCTAGGTTTAATGTCTATGCTCCAAGAAGCCTGTTATCGTCAACCCACCTGTCAACTTTGGCTCACGGGTGAAAGTCATCCTCTCTTGGCCTGGGCAACTCGCCAAGCTTGGGAAAATTTACAATTTACGCTCCGCTTGTCCCCACCCGAAGATCCCCATAATCTCGCGGAAAGCCCCGTTATTGAAATCCATGGCCAGCGATCAGAGTTAGAGGCCCTTTATCTTTGTGTTGATAATTACACCCAGGCCCTATTAGCAAAACGGCGACAGGCCTTCACGGAACAGGCCCAACCCATGCGACTCTTGGCCCCGGCCAGCCTGGATCAGGAGATCAGTACCCTGGTTTCGGACGTTTTTGCACCAGAAGGAGGCGATTTACCCGGCTCTCCAGCCATTTTCCTCACCCAGGTCTCTCCTTTGTCCCATCATCTGCATCTAGGGTTTTTAAGATTAACTTGTTCAGAAGCCCAAGAAAATTTTGATCCCTCGATTTTACCCTTGAGCCTCTCCCAGTTATTTGATCTAGGTAATCTTTTAGGGGAATGCTGCCCGCTGTTACAGCCTCAACCTGGCCTGGGGGCGCGGGTCTATGGAGCTTGGCAAAAAACACCCGTGTGGGTACAAAGTACGGCGGTGGCGGCGGTCGTTTTAGGGGTGACAACAGCCTTGATCCCTTGGCTCCAACCGGAAAACCAGTTTCTCTCTCAGGAAATGGCTCCTACGGAAATTCCGACCCAACTGAATTTACCCTTACCCACCCTCATTCCCAAGGCCCCGGCCGATTTAGGGGAAGCTCCAACCCCTGCCAATCCACCCCAGGCCTCTGTCAACTTGCGCCCGATACCCTTACCCCCCATTCCCCCCCCAGTGCGTACAGCTAGTCCAGTTGAGGAAGCACCCAGCCAGTTCTTACCCCGCCCCGCCCCACCCCAGGCCAATGCTCCCCAGGCCCGGATCACCATTCCTGCCCCAACTACCCCGGCCAAACCAGAGGAGAATAGTAGTCTTGAAACTGGCCTGGACAGTAACGTCATTACCTCTCCTAGTGCTGGAGCCGCTGCCCTCAGACCCTTGCCCCCCAATGCCCAAAGTCCCGTCCGCTCGCCGGCCGCCGTTGCCCGTTCCCTTAACTTAGACGTGGCCAGTGGTCAGTCTGTTGCTGCGGTGCGGAGTTACTTTAGTCAACGCTGGCAACCTCCCGCAGAACTGAGCCAAACCTTGGAATACACCCTGATTCTTAACCCCGATGGCAGTCTTCAGCGGGCCTTACCCCTCAACCGGGCCGCAGAAGTTTATATTGACCGCACCCCTATTCCCTTGGCCAATGAACCCTTTGTTGCGGCAACCAATGCTCCGGCCCCAGTCCAATTACGGTTGGTGTTAGAGCCAATGGCCCGCGGCGGCGGTGTGCAAGTCTTTAATGCCAACTAGGGATTATTAGTTTTAGTTGTGGCGGTTGTCGCACTGGTCAGGAGATAGCGACCTAAAGTGGGTAACTGTACCGTCTCAGCCGTCAGGAGCTTGGCCCACTCTTGGCGCACTTGGGCACTAGTGGGTTGCTTGGCTAAAACCGTCAGGGCATCGTACCAGAGGCCAGCCTTAGCAAAGATCTGAAACCGATTCAGACCTTGGGCATTGGCCAGTGCCGTCTGCACATTGGGAGCTAAATCCACCCGCCGCACCCAACCTTCCACATAAACAATTTGGGAGGGATCGGGATTAGCTGGATCACAAATGAGACTTAACACCCAGCGATAGTCTTGGTTGGGAGCTAGAGTCTGATTAGCCCAGGTAAACCGATCCAAAGTAGGGCGACCTTCCAAAAGAAAGGTAGTGCGATCTACAAGGGTTTGTTCCGTTTCTGTGGCTTTGTAGA harbors:
- a CDS encoding Crp/Fnr family transcriptional regulator, with product MPEVRGHTESYLSLADSPFFRGLPANMVEQALAHVVTRQHPANRVILLENDWGTSVYFILSGWVKIRTYNIDGKEVTLNIIGRGELFGEMAPLEEVPRSTDVITLTPTVVANLPALDFVNLVNTEPQAGIRLAKLMARRLRQLNRRLRLREADSTARVADILLFLADGQGKQGTGGIEIPNLPHRELSSLSGMARETVTRVLGKLERKGMIKRGHDTLCISDPRALENLLL
- the ychF gene encoding redox-regulated ATPase YchF, encoding MLRSGIVGLPNVGKSTLFNALVANAKAEAANFPFCTIEPNVGVVAVPDPRLQVLATISQSAEIVPTRVEFVDIAGLVKGASKGEGLGNQFLANIREVDAIVHVVRCFDDDDIIHVSGSVDPGRDMEVINLELALADLSQIERRIERTRKTARNSKEAQVELAGLEKLLETLNNGEPARKTLLTEDEAAATQFLGLLTSKPVIYAANVAETELASGNEWVEEVKKIAQAEGAQVVVVSAQVEAELVELSPEERADYLASLGVTEGGLQSLIQATYDLLGLRTFFTTGPKETRAWTIHQGDKAPQAAGTIHTDFERGFIRAETVAYQDLVTTGSMTAAKERGLVRSEGKEYVVQEGDVMLFRFNV
- a CDS encoding peptidylprolyl isomerase; the encoded protein is MALTGLIVACQSPASVANTSSVPGAQSPTPMNGPRLNGDATVVLTVNDRPITIVVNGQDAPYTAGNFVDLVERGVYDGTIFHRVIRSPQPFVAQGGDPQSKDPNVNPQAYGTGSFVDPATGKPRYIPLEILPQGATEPVYSKTFKSAGISQPPKLSHTRGAVAMARSQMPDSASAQFYIALGDVQFLDGDYAVFGYVTAGLDAVDQIQQGDKLQSAKVTTGLENLQK
- a CDS encoding GNAT family N-acetyltransferase, which translates into the protein MGEGTGSLVLQWVDRIEQIPQGAWDALALPLATPFLEWHWLRNLENSGSAIPQAGWLPRHLTVWRQGTLIAAAPLYIKGHSQGEFVFDHQWADLSQRLGIRYYPKLLGMTPFTPAQGYRFLIAPGEDEASLTAAMLAEIDRFAQANHFSGCNFLFVDPDWQPLVEACGYRAWLHHSYVWQNRNYTTFDDYLGAFNANQRRNIKRERKAVSQAGLEMVVHRGEDVSRTLLSRMYHFYGDTCDKFGWWGSKYLTKAFFEQLHRDFQQRVVLVTAYREGDRTQPIGMSFCIRKAENLYGRYWGSLEEIDCLHFEACYYQPIDWAISERIQMFDPGAGGRHKKRRGFPATPNYSLHRFYAPRLSQILDHYIAEINQQEQAIIDEVNQDLPFKA
- a CDS encoding sulfurtransferase, whose translation is MTLTTTAVVSRQWLGALLGQPGLVVIDCRFSLSDPGLGEQQYQQGHIPGAFYLHLNRDLSGPVETHGGRHPLPDPITLGQTLAKCGIDADTWVVAYDDSRACFAARLWWLLRWLGHDQVAVLDGGYQAYCQAQLPISKEIPSPQTGNFQPRPRLDWVVDYQFVKDYQPDLNRVLIDSREPARYQGEIEPIDPIAGHIPGAVNYPWTEITDLQGFVKSVPELQAHWQQLDDAAGLVVYCGSGVTACVNLLGLELAGRPGAKLYAGSWSDWCSYQI
- a CDS encoding O-antigen ligase family protein, which produces MPILRLSCLLLPYLTVVSLLGLLISAGQGWQWGWPGIGQTLKARLFLGLTLLLIISSLGAVNRGEALLQLVHFIPFFIFFLGLDVVFNQKTSLLPTLACDFVLAALPLNLLALGEWLIKALYREYGWPNYGAWPLVGGALNIVPDRVVIWFGDPNFFASYLVMIFGLALGLCWQAGQNPISYPTPWGTLVLPASLIYGTTAVNGLTILATASRTGWGAIVLQLALVGLAWQRRLLWPILMASGGLLLAGLFSVAGVSGRPEFTADPRFSLWPLGWRLMVEKPWFGWGLGNFKELYPTMATIPNYPALAHLHNYWLTLGVEAGLPAMILLSGIVLWQAWGNGVWLQFFNPHNSRSGWQLGYGLGFLGTVAYGLLDVTYFQAANNALGWLLLAALTVIGQR
- a CDS encoding response regulator transcription factor, coding for MKPRILVIDDDPAIAELVCLNLELAGYDVTQAADGIQGQALALQLLPDLIMLDLMLPRVDGFTVCQRLRRDERTAIIPVLMLTALSQTQDKVEGFNSGADDYLTKPFEIEEMLARVRALLRRTDRIPHAAKHKEILSYGPLTLIPERFEVIWLTKNIKLTRLEFELLHCLLQRHGQTVSPSDILTEVWGYDPDDDIETIRVHIRHLRTKLEPDPRHPKYIKTVYGAGYCLELPNTGDEMPGISIKANVPV
- a CDS encoding DUF4335 domain-containing protein → MLQEACYRQPTCQLWLTGESHPLLAWATRQAWENLQFTLRLSPPEDPHNLAESPVIEIHGQRSELEALYLCVDNYTQALLAKRRQAFTEQAQPMRLLAPASLDQEISTLVSDVFAPEGGDLPGSPAIFLTQVSPLSHHLHLGFLRLTCSEAQENFDPSILPLSLSQLFDLGNLLGECCPLLQPQPGLGARVYGAWQKTPVWVQSTAVAAVVLGVTTALIPWLQPENQFLSQEMAPTEIPTQLNLPLPTLIPKAPADLGEAPTPANPPQASVNLRPIPLPPIPPPVRTASPVEEAPSQFLPRPAPPQANAPQARITIPAPTTPAKPEENSSLETGLDSNVITSPSAGAAALRPLPPNAQSPVRSPAAVARSLNLDVASGQSVAAVRSYFSQRWQPPAELSQTLEYTLILNPDGSLQRALPLNRAAEVYIDRTPIPLANEPFVAATNAPAPVQLRLVLEPMARGGGVQVFNAN
- a CDS encoding DUF928 domain-containing protein produces the protein MQLQSLAHVTRIIVGVLGLGLMLNAGLAWADFVPPSNLGRPGNREGAATRGTCKFDLAEKEPGLTALIPRANIGLTTAANPTVFWYLPKNNYQVGEMMLYKATETEQTLVDRTTFLLEGRPTLDRFTWANQTLAPNQDYRWVLSLICDPANPDPSQIVYVEGWVRRVDLAPNVQTALANAQGLNRFQIFAKAGLWYDALTVLAKQPTSAQVRQEWAKLLTAETVQLPTLGRYLLTSATTATTKTNNP